In Gordonia sp. SL306, the genomic window TGGACGACCAGGCGATCACCGCAACGCTCTCGAAGGAGGTGTCGGATCAGCACTCGCCGGTGGCCGGCCGTCGGGTCGAGGAACTCGCCGACATGTTGCGCGACGGTCCGGGATACGAACGACGACTCGACATGATGCTGCGACTCGGCGCCTACGGGGACGCGTTCGGCTCCAGGGCCGACGGATTGACCCTCGACTCCCTCAGGGATGCCCCGCACGGCATCGACCTCGGTCCCATGAGGCCGCGGCTGCCCGGGGTACTGCGGACCGAGTCGGGGAAGATCGAACTCGCCGCCGAGGATCTGATCGGCGACGTCGCACGGCTGCGTGCCGCGATCGATCGCGGGCCCGACGATCTCGTGCTCATCGGCCGACGCAATCTGCGCTCCAACAACAGCTGGATGCACAACCTGCCGGCACTGTCGGGAGGGACAAACCGCTGCACCCTGCACGTCCATCCGGACGACGCGGACCGTCTCGGGCTCGCCGACGTCGCGGTCATCCGCGGTCCCGGCGGCGAGCTCTGCGTCCCCGTCGAGATCACGACCGACATCCGTCCCGGTGTCGCGTCGTTGCCGCACGGATGGGGGCACGACATCGAGGGCACCAGACTCACCGTCGCAGCCTCGACGCCTGGCGTGAACGTGAACCGGCTCAACGACGGGACGGTGCTCGATCCGCTGTCGGGCACCGTGGTGCTCAACGGCCTGCCGGTTCAGATCATGCCGGGCTGATCCGGCGACCGCGCTTGCGTAGGGTTGGACCCGCGGCGACGAGTCGCGGGTCGACGACGTCTGGGAAGGGAAGCGCGTGCTCTACGAGGACGAAGGAACGAGGACCGACGCCGGATATCTGGTCAAGGTGCCCGTCCGCTGGTCTGACATGGATGTCTTCGCCCACATCAACCATGCCCGGATGGTGACCCTCCTCGAGGAGGCACGGATTCCGTGGCTCTTCTACGACGGACGGCCCACCGCCTCGCTGCGAGAAGGGTGCGTGGTGGCCGACCTGCACGTGAAGTACCGGGAGCAGGTGCGCCACGACGAGGGGCCGATCGAGGTGACCATGTTCGTCGAGCAGCTGCGCGCGGTGGACTTCACGGTCGGCTATGAGGTCCGGCCGAAGGGGGCCGACCCGGCGAGCAAGCCGGCGGTCACCGCCACCACCCAGCTCGTCGCGTTCGACGTCGATGCGCAGCGTCTGCGACGACTCACAGCAGAGGAGAAGGGGTTCCTCGCGTCCTTCCGCCGTGCGGACCCGGAGGTCCGGTGACCGCGCCCGAACGCCACATCACGGTGACCGGGCCGGGTGACCGGGCCGATGCCGTCACATTCCTGGGACGCGCGGTCCGCCTCGACGACACGGCCGCCGTGCGGGTGGCCGCCCGCCCCGACGGTTTACTCGGATTCTGGGTCAACACCGGATTCGATGTCCTCGCAAGCAGATCCGTGTTCGGGACGATGCGACCCGACGACATCGTCGCGGACGCCGGGATGCTGCGCGCGGCACTGTCGGCGGCGGAGTCGGGGAGCGCGGTCGACCCCGGTTTCGGTCTGGACAGTGCCTGGCGCGGCGCGCTGCCCGCGAACTCCGGTTTCACCCAGCTCGATGACGTCCCGGCGCGTACCGTCGTCGAGTTGTCCCGTGGCGGTGCGCATCTCGCGCGGACCGAGGGCAGCGCCCATGGTCCGGCGACCGGACTGCTCGACCAGGATGTGCTCGACGTGACGTCGCGCGACGGTGAACGGCGGGCCTCGGTCTCGATGAGATCGCTCTTCGCCGTCACCGCGATGGGGTTCATCCGGGACGCCGACGGCCACGAGATCACCGAAACGTCACCGCTCGACCGTATCGCCGCCGACGAACCGGTTCGGATCCGTGTGTCGGGGGCCTGGATTCGGATAGATGCACGCTACGGATCGGTCTTCCAGCGCCGGGAGAAGATCGCGATGATGACCGTGTGAGGACGCCCGTCCCACGGTGTTCCCCGGAAGGCGCTCAGACCAGCCAGGCAGCCGAGTTTGGCGCGAGCTGACCGTCGATGAGTGGATAACTGGTCAGCAGGATCTCGCCGGGCGGGAGCGGGACCGGGACGTCGCCGGTGTTGAGGGCGCAGGTCAGGTGCCCGACCGACCGGCGGAAGGCCAGGCAGCCGTCCGGCGCGCCGTACCACTCCACCGTGTCACCCTCGAATTCCGGTCGTTCATACCGCATCTCGATCGCCTGCCGATACAGCGAGAGCGTCGAACCGATGTCCTCGAGCTGTGCCTCGACGGTGAACCGCGTCCATGATGCGGGCATCGGCAGCCACGTGTCCGGATTGCTGCTGAACCCGAACGGCGGCTCGACACCCTCCCAGGGCAGCGGAACCCGGCACGCGTCGCGGCCACGCTCGGTGTGCCCGGAGCGCTCCCACACCGGGTCCTGGAGGGCGCCGTCGGGCAGGTCGGCGTTCGGCAGTCCGAGTTCGGCGCCGTTGTAGATGAACACCGTTCCCGGCAGTGCGAGTTCGACGAGCAGCATGGCGCGCGCCCTCAGGATGCCCAGATCGATGTCGGTGTCGGATGACTCGACATCGACATCGGCGGGGTCGGCACCGGCGGGCGTGGCCGCGATACGTCCGTAGCGGCTGACCTCACGGTCCACGTCGTGGTTGGACAGGGTCCAGGTGGGCACCCCGGACACCGACAGCACTGCCTCCAGCGAGTTCTCGATCGCGTCCCGGATCGATTCCGTGTCGAACGTCGCCTTGGCGAGGCGGAAGTTGAAACCGAGGTGCAACTCGTCGGGCCTCAGGTATTCGGCGAATCGTTCGTTGTCGTCGACCCAGATCTCACCGACGTTGGCCGCGCCCGGATACTCGTCGAGCACCTTGCGGATCTTGCGATGGATGTCGTGCACCGCATAGTTGTTGAACCGCGGATCGTCGTCGTCGTTCTGCAGCAGACCCGCCGACTCGAGATCCATGTCGGGTAGGTCGGCAGGCTTCGCCATGCCGTGCGCGACGTCGATGCGGAAACCGTCCACCCCGCGGTCGAGCCAGAAACGCAGGGTCTTCTCCAGATCGTCGAAGACCTCGGGGTTCTCCCAGTTCAGATCCGGTTGTTCGGCAGCGAAGATGTGCAGATACCACTGCCCCGGTGTGCCATCGGGATCCGGGACCCGCGTCCAGGCCGGACCACCGAAGATGCTCTGCCAGTTGTTCGGCGGCTCGTCGCCGTCATCGCCTCGTCCGTCGCGGAAGATGTACCGCGCCCGCTCGCTGCTGCCGGGTTCGGCCGCCAGCGCCTCGACGAACCATGGGTGCTGATCGCTGGTGTGGTTGGGGACGAGGTCCATCGTGACGCGGATCGACCGCTCATGGGCCTCGGCGATCAGCTCGTCGAACCGCGCGAGATCGCCGAAGATCGGATCGATGTCGCGTGGATCGGAGACGTCGTAGCCGTGATCGGCCATGGGGGAGCGCATGATCGGACTCAGCCACAGCGCGTCCACCCCGAGGAGTTCGAGGTAGCCGAGCTTGTCGATCACACCGGCGAGGTCGCCGACGCCATCGCCGTCCAGATCGGAGAACGAGCGCGGATAGATCTGGTAGAAGATCGCGGCCTTCCACCAGGTGTCGTCATCGGGATCGAGTTGCGTCGCAGCGCTTGCGGGGACCACGGCATCGTCGGCATCGACAGTCTGGTCGTCGGCGGCGATGTCGTCGGTCGGGTCGTCGTTGTCCTCGGTCGCCTCGATGTCGGTGGCAACTGCGTCGTCGGTGTCGTCGTCCGCGTGGTCGACCTCAACGGCCTCAACGGTTTCGGCGGTCTGCTCGTCGTCGCCTGCGGCCTCGATCTCCGAGTCGTCGATGGCTTCGTCGGCGCTCCCAGCGACGTCCGCGTCCGGAGTTCCGGTCTCGTCGGTCTCGCCGGCACCCTCGGTCTCGGTGGGACCGGGATCTGTACGCGCAGAGTCGACCGTGTCGTCCGCCGGTTCCTTGCCCACGCCCTCAGCAGCGTCTTCGTCTGTGCTGTCCGTGGCCGCGGCCTCCTCGGAGGTCACGTCGTTCCCGTCGGCATCGGTGACCACCGCGTCGGGCGCGGCATCGGGATCCGGTTCGGCGGGGACAGCGTTCGATGTCTCGTCGCTCACCGTCGTCATTGTGCCCTACCTGTGTTTTCGGTGAGAACTACAGGTCATCTCGGCGCGTCGAAACGGACGTGTCGGCGTGTCAGACGGGCGAATTCATCATCGATTGCGCTGCCATCTCCATGTAGTCGACCAGTGCCTGCCGGTGCGGGTCATCGAGGGTCTGAGCGTCGATCGACCCGATCGCGGTGTGCATGCAGCGCAGCCATGCATCGCGTTCGATGGGACCGATGCGGAACGGGTGGTGGCGCATGCGCAACCGTGGATGGCCACGTTCCTCCGAATACGTGCGGGGCCCGCCCCAGTACTGCTCGAGGAACATCCGCAGACGTCGTTCCGCGGGTCCGAGGTCCTCCTCGGGGTAGAGCGGCCGTAACACCTCATCGGCGGCGACCTCCTCGTAGAACCGCGCGGTGAGCTTGTGAAACGTCTCCGCGCCGCCCACCTCGTCGTAAAAGGTTCGCTGCGTGGAAGGGTTGCTGGGCTCTATGCCGCCGGGGACCTCGGTACTCACGGCCTCCATTGTCCTGACCGCGGGCGCAGGCCTCAACCGCCCGTGCTCCGCGGGTGATCGGGTCACCGGCTGTTCACCGAGGCGACCTGCGGTGACACGCACAATTGTCGTGCAATAGTCCGTGTTCCATGGTCAACTTGACCTCGTCGTGTTGAGGTGGGAGACACATATGACGAGCAGGAGCGCAGCAAAGACGGTATCGGCCGACGGCGGCCGGGCGCGCATCACTGCGCTCACCACGCTCCCAGGCGGCCGCGCGCACGAGTCCGTTGGCGCCTGTCCGTCGCGTTCGGCATTGCTCTGGGGTCGTCGCCGGGTGCTGTTGCTCAACGCCACCTATGAGCCGCTGACCGCCATCTCTCTGCGACGGGCCATCGTCCTGGTCCTGCGTGAGCGCGCCGACGTCGTGCACGCCGACGACGGCGGACTCGCCGTGCATTCGGCCGACATGTCGGTTCCGGTGCCCTCGGTCATCCGGTTGCGGTCGTTCGTCAAGGTGCCGTATCGCGCCGTGGTGCCGCTGACGCGGGCCGCGCTGATGCACCGCGACCGTTTTCGCTGCGGGTACTGCTCCGCCAAGGCGACCACCATCGATCATGTGTTGCCACGGAGTCGGGGCGGTGCCCACTCGTGGGAGAACTGCGTCGCCTGTTGCGCGAGCTGCAACCACCGCAAGGCCGATCGGCTCCTGAGCGAGCTGGGCTGGTCGCTGCGTGTCCAGCCGGGGGTCCCGAAGGGGCGTCATTGGCGTTTGCTGGCCACGGTCAAGGAGATCGATCCGGCGTGGGCGCAGTACATCGACGCCGGGGCCGCCTGATCCGGCCAGGAATCGGATGGTGGATCGGCGAAATCGTGTCTACGACGCACTGTAGGGGTCAGCGCCCGAGTGCCGCGTGCGTCGGCTAGATTGATCACAATGACCTGTACTTCGGATGTTCCGCAGGTCACCGCAGTGCAACCGATCGAAAGGGTGACATGGACAACCTGATCGTCGCCATCGGAGTGCCTGTCACGATCATCTGTGTGGTCCTTGTCGTGGCATGTGTCATCGCGATGGCGTTCACGTTCAACACGAAGTATCCGAAGGTGTCGCTGTACACCCTCGATCAGCAGTGGGATCGCGCCCCACTGCTCTTCAGCGCCACGGGCATAGAGCCGATGACGCTGGCACATCATGCGGAATCGACCGATGTGGACGGAGGCTCGGCCAGTGGCAAGTGGTGAGGTAGCAACAGGTCGTCACGCCGAGGTCGAGGCGACATCGGCGGCCGGGAGTGCACTGCCGGTCGGCACGGTCATCACCAACAGTGGACGCGTCTCGGCGACGCGGTTCCCGGGTCAGGCGCCCACCACGCCGCCGTTCACCCGTGAGGAACTGATCGGGCTCGACGACGCGCTCAAGAGCGCCAGCGAGAAGGCCCTCGTCCGGTTCTCGGTCTACATCGGTGAGCTCGGTGCGGACGCCGTCGCGGATGCTCGCGCGGTACTGCTCCGCTCTCCGGAGCCCGCCAACGGCGCGCTGATCGCAGTGTCCCCGAATGCCCACGAGGTCGTGGTGGTCTCGGGTGTCGCCGTCGCCGACCGGGTCAACGATCGCGTCGCCCAGCTCGGTGTGACCGCGGCCGTGACGAGTTTCCGTCAGGGTGACCTGATCGACGGATTGATCGCGGCGCTGCGGGTGATGTCGACCGCTGCCGCCGTCTCCTGACGGGCGGTACCGGAGCCTGCTGAGGGCGTACCTCACAATCCAGACAATCCAACTGACGGCCGCTCACCCCCGGGTGAGCGGCCGTCAGTCTTTCTGTCGGTGTCCGCGGTCAGTGATCGGTCAGTACGCGATCCGACCGTGGTGATGTCCGCTCCGCGTCCTCGCCCGAGCGGCGGACCACCGGTTCGTCGTCGACCATGTCCGACTCGTTGAACGGTGCGCCGCCGCTGAGGACGGTGTCGACCCTGCCCTTGTCGACGGTCCCCGTCCACGAGCCGACCAGCAGCGTCGCGACCGCGTTGCCGGAGAAGTTGGTCACCGCGCGGGCCTCGGACATGAACCGGTCGATCCCGACGATGAGTCCCACGCCGTCGAGCATCTCGGGTCGATGGGCCTGCAACCCGCCGGCCAGGGTGGCCAACCCCGCGCCGCTGACGCCTGCTGCGCCCTTCGACGCGATGATCATGAATGCCAGCAGACCGATCTGTTCGCCGATCGACAGCGGGTCGCCCATCGCATCGGCGATGAAGATCGAGGCCATCGTGAGATAGATGGCCGTCCCGTCGAGGTTGAACGAATATCCGGTGGGCACCACCACGCCCACGGTGGTCTTCTCCACGCCCAGGTGTTCCATCTTCGCGATCAGGCGCGGGAGGGCGGACTCCGACGACGAGGTGGCGAAGATCAGCAGGTACTCACGGGCGAGGTAGCGGACCAACCGGAAGATGGACACGCTCGCCACGGTCCGCAGCAGGACGCCGAGGACACCGAACACGAACACCACGCAGGTGAGGTAGAACGCCAGCATCAGGATCAGCAGTTGCTGGACCGCGGCCCACCCCGTCTGGCCGACGACGTTGGCGATCGCGCCGAATGCGCCGATCGGGGCCACCCACAGGATCATCGACAAGACCTTGAAGACGAGTTTCTGGAAGTACGACACCGCGGTCAGGATCGGCTCGCCGGTGCGGCCCATGGCCTGGATCGCGAATCCCACGAGCAGGGCGACGAACAGCGCCTGCAACACATTGCCCTCCGTCAGCGCGGACACCATCGAGGTGGGGATGATGCCCTCGACGAAGTCGAGCGTCCCACCGGATTCATGTGCCTCCGCCGCGAGTTCGGCGCCCTTGCCCGCGGCCGTCGTGATGTTGAGACCTTCGCCGGGCTTGATCAGGTTGCCGACGACGAGGCCGATCGCCAGCGCGACGGTCGACATCACCAGGAAGTACACGAATGCGAGTCCGCCGACCTTACCGACGGTCGCCGCCTTCCGTACCGACCCGATGCCGAGGACGATGGTGCAGAAGATCACCGGCGCGATCATCATCTTGATCAGGCTCACGAACATGGTGCCCAGGAACGCGAGATCCTTGCCGGCCTGCGGCGCGACGAGGCCGACGACGACACCGGCCACCACCGCGACGATCACGGCGATGTAGAGCCAATGCGTGCGATCGCGCTTCTTGACCGCGGGCAGATCAGTGGTGGACACCGGAGGAGCGGGCTCGTCGCCCGGCTCGTTCGGTCGTGATCGCAGATTCATCGGATTCCTCTCGTCGTAGCCGCGTCATGGACCGCGCGGTCACCGTCCGTGTATGGATTGTGGGATGAAAGCGTGACGCGGGTCACGATTGAGTTCGTTTCGTTCACCGAACGAAACCGACGATTCCCGGGTGGAGGTGGCCGATGTATCGAGCGATTCCCCGGACTCTCGCTGGTCAGGCGGTTGCCTGGCTGCTGATGCTGGTCGCCGTCATCGTCGTCGCCGGTAGTGTGCTCGCCGCGATCGATGCCCGAGTCGACGGTGATCGTGCCGCCCGGGACGAGGTGACGGCGATCGCGGTGAGTCTCGCCGATTCACCGTCTACGTCCCGCGCACTCATGTCGCCCGATCCGGCGGCGACTCTGCAACCGGTGACCGAACAGGTCCGGAAGGCGACGGACATCGCCTTCATCACGATCATGGGCACCGACGGCACCCGCTACACGCACACCAATCCCGGGCTCATCGGGCAGAAGTACATCGGATCGACGGTCGAGGCGCTCCGGGGCGAGGTCCACACCGAGACCTACACGGGCACGCTCGGACCGTCGGTCCGGACGGTCGCGCCGGTCCGTGCCCCCGACGGGCGGATCGTCGGGCTGGTCGCGGCGGGGATCACCCAGCAGTCGCTCACCGCGGCGTGGCTTGCGCAACTGCCGCTGATCGCCGCGATCGCGCTCGCGGCACTCGTGACGGCCGGGTTGGGTCTCTGGCTGATCCGCCGCAGACTCCTCCGACAGACCGGTGGGCTGGCACCGTCGGAGCTCCGGCTCATGTACGAGCACCACGACGCGGTGCTCCATGCCGTTCGCGAAGGGCTGGTGGTGACCGAGCGCGGCCACCCAGCACTGGTCAACGACGAGGCTCGGCGGCTGCTGGGCGGGGGGCACAACGGAGAGGTCGAACTGCCTGCCTTCCTCGTCAGCGGCGACGAGCCGTTGGTCGACGTGCTCTACGCCGAACAGGGCCGGACACTGGTGGTCAGCCGGTCGCCGGTGCCGACCGACGCCACCTCCGCGGTCGTCACGATTCGGGACCGCACCGAATTGGCCGAGGCCATGGGCGAACTCGACTCGATGACCCGATTCGCCGAGGCGCTGAGATCGCAGCTGCACGAATCCGCGAATCGGCTGCACACCGTGGTCGCGATGATCGAGACGGGCCGCAGCGAGGAGGCGGCGCTGATGGCGACGACCGAGATGCAGTTGTCGCAACGATTGATCGATCGGATGACCGAAACCGTGGCGGAGCCGGCGCTGGCCGCACTGCTGCTGGGGAAGTCGGCACAGGCCGCCGAGCGTGGCATCTCGTTGATGCTCACCGAAGATTCGCAATTCGGCGACGATGCGATCGAACTCCTGACCGTCGGTGAGATGATCACCGTCGTGGGCAATCTCATCGACAATGCGCTCGACGCATGTGATCCCGCCGACCCCTGGGTGGAGGTGACCGTCGTCGGGGACCACGGCCATCTCGAGGTCGTCGTCGCCGACAGCGGACCCGGAATGGACCCCGGCGAGTTCGATCGCGCACAGACCAGGGGGTACTCCACCAAGGCGGGTGGTGATGCCCTCGGCCGCGGGTTGGGTCTGGCACTGGTCGCCCAGGTGGTCGATCGGCATCACGGAACCCTGCGTGCCGAGAACACCTATGCGTCCGTGGTGACGGTGATGTTGTCGGGGGACGGCGATCGATGATCCGCGTGCTGATCGTCGAGGACGAACCCCTCATCGCCGAGGCGCATCGCGAATATCTCTCCCGCGTGGGTGGATTCGAGATCGTGGCGTCGGTCACCACGGCGCAGCAGGCGATGCGGGTCGCGACCGAGGCCGCGGGATCGTCGGAGCCGATCGACCTGGTGCTGCTCGACCTGGGACTGCCCGATGCGCGTGGGGTGGACCTCGCCTCCGCGCTGTCGGGCGTGCGGCCCGGCCCGGATGTCATCGCGATCACCGCGCAGCGTGATCTGGCCACGGTGCGCAGTGCGATGTCCCATGGCGTACTGCTGTATCTCCTGAAGCCCTTCACCTTTGCGGCCTTCGGTGAGAAGATCCGGCAGTACCTCAACTATCGAGGTGCGCTCACCGCAGGCAGTGATGCGGTGAGTCAGCGTGACGTCGACCGAGCTCTTGCCGAACTGCGGACCTCGGACACGCGGCGGACCGCGAAGAAGGGGGCCGCCCCGGACACCGAGGATGCCGTCGGGCGCGCGGTCCGGGACAGCGACGGTGGCCTCACCGCGTCGGAGGTGGCAGCGGTGCTGGGGAGTTCGCGCGTCACCGCCTGGCGATATCTGGAGCGGCTGGCCGACGACGGCACGGTCGAGCGCACCACCGAATACGGCAACACCGGGCGACCTCAGGTCCGGTATCGCTGGCGAAGCCGCTGAGCGAGGCGGGGTCCGACGACAGTGCCGCCGGACCCCGGACACTCACTGCTGTGCGTCGAACTCCCGTGCGCGCAGCGACCGGGCCACGGTGTCACGCCCCTCGGAGATCAGGCGCTTCAGTGCCGGCGGGTGATCGGCGGACAGGAACTCGTCCGCGGCGGCGATACTCTCGGCGTTGATCGCCCAATGTGGGTAGAGGCCCACGACAACCGTTTGCGCCACCTCGCTCGACCGACGGGCCCAGATGTCGGGGATCGCCTCGAAGTACTTGGCCACATACGGCTGCAGCAGCTCGTCCTGGCCTGCCCGTGCGAAGCCCTCGATCATGGTCCGGGTGTAGACATTCGAGAGCGAGTCGTCCTCGACGGCCTGAGCCCAGGCGTCGGCCTTGGCCTCGGCCAGTGGTCGGGACGCCCGTGCGGCGGCGGCCTGGCGCTGACCGGTGGCCGTGTTGTCGCGTCCCGCCTCGGCGTCGATGATGGGCGAGCTCGCCGGGTCCGTGTCGATCGCGCCGGCGGAGGCCAGTGCGCGCACCAACTTCCAGCGCATGTCGGTGTCCACCACGAGACCGGCGAGTCCGTGCGACGTCGGATCGTCGCCGTCGAGCAGACCGCGAACGGCCGGGATCTGATCGTCGTTGAGCTTGCCGGCGAGCCAGGTGTTCACGAAGGCGAGCTGATGATCGGAGCCGGGCTCGGAGCTTCGTGCGAGTTCGAACAGTCGGGCGCTGAAACCCGGACGGCCTGTCGCCGACACCCATGCGGGATCGGCATAGGCCTCGATTGCGCTGGTCGCCTGCATCAGGACTCGTTGCACCACACCGATCTCCGATTCGGAGGCGATGCCGCGCTGCACCAGCTCGGCGAACTCGCGTGCCGCCATCTCGGCCTGCCGGGTCATCTCCCAGGCCGCCGACCAGACGAGCGTGCGCGGCATCGGATCGGCGATGTCGCCGATCCGGGTGGTCGCGGTGGCCAGGGACTCCGAATCCAGTCGGACCGATGCGTAGGTGAGATCGTCGTCGTTGAGCAGCACGAGGGCGCCGCGGGCGATCCCGACGAGCTCGGCGACGTCGGTCCGCTCGCCCTCGACGTCGAGTTCGGCGCTGTGGACGCGCTCGAGCGTCCCGGAGCCGTTGTCGTCGTAGATGCCGACCTTCATGCGATGGACGCGGGTCTCGCCTGCGCCAGGTTTCGCGCCGTCCTGGACGATCGTGAACCGGGTGAACTTCCCGTCCGCGTCGAGCTCGAAGTCGGGCCGCATCACGTTGATGCCGGTCGTCTTGAGCCAC contains:
- a CDS encoding alpha-amylase family glycosyl hydrolase; its protein translation is MTTVSDETSNAVPAEPDPDAAPDAVVTDADGNDVTSEEAAATDSTDEDAAEGVGKEPADDTVDSARTDPGPTETEGAGETDETGTPDADVAGSADEAIDDSEIEAAGDDEQTAETVEAVEVDHADDDTDDAVATDIEATEDNDDPTDDIAADDQTVDADDAVVPASAATQLDPDDDTWWKAAIFYQIYPRSFSDLDGDGVGDLAGVIDKLGYLELLGVDALWLSPIMRSPMADHGYDVSDPRDIDPIFGDLARFDELIAEAHERSIRVTMDLVPNHTSDQHPWFVEALAAEPGSSERARYIFRDGRGDDGDEPPNNWQSIFGGPAWTRVPDPDGTPGQWYLHIFAAEQPDLNWENPEVFDDLEKTLRFWLDRGVDGFRIDVAHGMAKPADLPDMDLESAGLLQNDDDDPRFNNYAVHDIHRKIRKVLDEYPGAANVGEIWVDDNERFAEYLRPDELHLGFNFRLAKATFDTESIRDAIENSLEAVLSVSGVPTWTLSNHDVDREVSRYGRIAATPAGADPADVDVESSDTDIDLGILRARAMLLVELALPGTVFIYNGAELGLPNADLPDGALQDPVWERSGHTERGRDACRVPLPWEGVEPPFGFSSNPDTWLPMPASWTRFTVEAQLEDIGSTLSLYRQAIEMRYERPEFEGDTVEWYGAPDGCLAFRRSVGHLTCALNTGDVPVPLPPGEILLTSYPLIDGQLAPNSAAWLV
- a CDS encoding cation:dicarboxylate symporter family transporter, translated to MNLRSRPNEPGDEPAPPVSTTDLPAVKKRDRTHWLYIAVIVAVVAGVVVGLVAPQAGKDLAFLGTMFVSLIKMMIAPVIFCTIVLGIGSVRKAATVGKVGGLAFVYFLVMSTVALAIGLVVGNLIKPGEGLNITTAAGKGAELAAEAHESGGTLDFVEGIIPTSMVSALTEGNVLQALFVALLVGFAIQAMGRTGEPILTAVSYFQKLVFKVLSMILWVAPIGAFGAIANVVGQTGWAAVQQLLILMLAFYLTCVVFVFGVLGVLLRTVASVSIFRLVRYLAREYLLIFATSSSESALPRLIAKMEHLGVEKTTVGVVVPTGYSFNLDGTAIYLTMASIFIADAMGDPLSIGEQIGLLAFMIIASKGAAGVSGAGLATLAGGLQAHRPEMLDGVGLIVGIDRFMSEARAVTNFSGNAVATLLVGSWTGTVDKGRVDTVLSGGAPFNESDMVDDEPVVRRSGEDAERTSPRSDRVLTDH
- a CDS encoding ATP-binding protein; translation: MYRAIPRTLAGQAVAWLLMLVAVIVVAGSVLAAIDARVDGDRAARDEVTAIAVSLADSPSTSRALMSPDPAATLQPVTEQVRKATDIAFITIMGTDGTRYTHTNPGLIGQKYIGSTVEALRGEVHTETYTGTLGPSVRTVAPVRAPDGRIVGLVAAGITQQSLTAAWLAQLPLIAAIALAALVTAGLGLWLIRRRLLRQTGGLAPSELRLMYEHHDAVLHAVREGLVVTERGHPALVNDEARRLLGGGHNGEVELPAFLVSGDEPLVDVLYAEQGRTLVVSRSPVPTDATSAVVTIRDRTELAEAMGELDSMTRFAEALRSQLHESANRLHTVVAMIETGRSEEAALMATTEMQLSQRLIDRMTETVAEPALAALLLGKSAQAAERGISLMLTEDSQFGDDAIELLTVGEMITVVGNLIDNALDACDPADPWVEVTVVGDHGHLEVVVADSGPGMDPGEFDRAQTRGYSTKAGGDALGRGLGLALVAQVVDRHHGTLRAENTYASVVTVMLSGDGDR
- a CDS encoding HNH endonuclease; translation: MTSRSAAKTVSADGGRARITALTTLPGGRAHESVGACPSRSALLWGRRRVLLLNATYEPLTAISLRRAIVLVLRERADVVHADDGGLAVHSADMSVPVPSVIRLRSFVKVPYRAVVPLTRAALMHRDRFRCGYCSAKATTIDHVLPRSRGGAHSWENCVACCASCNHRKADRLLSELGWSLRVQPGVPKGRHWRLLATVKEIDPAWAQYIDAGAA
- a CDS encoding acyl-CoA thioesterase, yielding MLYEDEGTRTDAGYLVKVPVRWSDMDVFAHINHARMVTLLEEARIPWLFYDGRPTASLREGCVVADLHVKYREQVRHDEGPIEVTMFVEQLRAVDFTVGYEVRPKGADPASKPAVTATTQLVAFDVDAQRLRRLTAEEKGFLASFRRADPEVR
- a CDS encoding response regulator yields the protein MIRVLIVEDEPLIAEAHREYLSRVGGFEIVASVTTAQQAMRVATEAAGSSEPIDLVLLDLGLPDARGVDLASALSGVRPGPDVIAITAQRDLATVRSAMSHGVLLYLLKPFTFAAFGEKIRQYLNYRGALTAGSDAVSQRDVDRALAELRTSDTRRTAKKGAAPDTEDAVGRAVRDSDGGLTASEVAAVLGSSRVTAWRYLERLADDGTVERTTEYGNTGRPQVRYRWRSR
- a CDS encoding globin; the protein is MEAVSTEVPGGIEPSNPSTQRTFYDEVGGAETFHKLTARFYEEVAADEVLRPLYPEEDLGPAERRLRMFLEQYWGGPRTYSEERGHPRLRMRHHPFRIGPIERDAWLRCMHTAIGSIDAQTLDDPHRQALVDYMEMAAQSMMNSPV
- a CDS encoding DUF5130 family protein; this translates as MASGEVATGRHAEVEATSAAGSALPVGTVITNSGRVSATRFPGQAPTTPPFTREELIGLDDALKSASEKALVRFSVYIGELGADAVADARAVLLRSPEPANGALIAVSPNAHEVVVVSGVAVADRVNDRVAQLGVTAAVTSFRQGDLIDGLIAALRVMSTAAAVS